A section of the Kribbella sp. HUAS MG21 genome encodes:
- a CDS encoding response regulator transcription factor gives MRAQLTPRVLVVEDAEPIRTAVGIALAEAGYDVRTQPDGSGFERELAEYRPDLVLLDVMLPGRDGFELLTVARETSNAGVILLTARDAVDDRLHGLRTGADDYVVKPFVLAELIARVEAVLRRMGRLRAVLTVGDLEVDVEARVVRRAGTEIELTATEFKLLAFLAGRAEKVVGKTQLLTAVWGYDDYADNLVEVYVSGLRRKLEAHGPRLLHTVRGSGYVLRL, from the coding sequence ATGAGAGCGCAGCTGACGCCGCGAGTGCTGGTCGTCGAGGACGCGGAGCCGATCCGGACCGCCGTCGGCATCGCGCTGGCCGAGGCCGGGTACGACGTCCGCACGCAACCCGACGGCAGCGGGTTCGAGCGGGAGCTGGCGGAGTACCGGCCGGACCTCGTGCTGCTCGACGTGATGCTGCCCGGCCGGGACGGGTTCGAGCTGCTGACGGTCGCCCGGGAGACCTCGAACGCCGGGGTCATCCTGCTGACCGCCCGCGACGCCGTCGACGACCGGCTGCACGGGCTGCGGACCGGGGCGGACGACTATGTGGTCAAGCCGTTCGTGCTGGCGGAGCTGATCGCGCGCGTCGAGGCGGTGCTGCGGCGGATGGGGCGGCTGCGGGCCGTGCTCACCGTCGGCGATCTGGAGGTGGACGTCGAGGCGCGCGTCGTACGCCGGGCCGGGACCGAGATCGAGCTGACCGCGACCGAGTTCAAGCTGCTCGCGTTCCTCGCCGGGCGCGCCGAGAAGGTCGTCGGCAAGACGCAGCTGCTGACCGCGGTCTGGGGGTACGACGACTACGCCGACAACCTGGTCGAGGTGTACGTGAGCGGGCTCCGCCGCAAGCTGGAGGCGCACGGGCCGCGGCTGCTGCATACCGTCCGTGGCTCTGGTTACGTGTTGCGGCTATGA
- a CDS encoding HAMP domain-containing sensor histidine kinase, with the protein MRTRVTVTAIAVLLVVLPVTGLTVKAVFDAQAERSLDSLLTGRAQLAQQLARQNVAPANLVRRVDADGVRVTLVLRNGRQLGAPPIEAGGTVRQVKATLQAGQQTKGATLLLSADTGLLADASARLRNVLIVSGGLAILITGFALAVGMRLALAPLDAMTGLARSIAAGRRGGRLQPERADTELGRTAAAFDEMLDALEGAEEAARRSEATARHAEGLARQAEGAARQAEGMAREAEGMAREAEGVARRSEDRMREFVADAAHELRTPVAGLQTATETLIQLGPDASAAQREELELLLVRESRRAGTLVADLLELSRIDAGLQLHLGPVDLRELAEAQVARLRLVAPEVTVEIHGAATVTADADRLTQVLTNLVDNARQAGARTVRITVGPTGVLVEDDGTGVPPAARERIFARLVHGPHSKGAGLGLAIARGVARAHGGDLTVADRTDGLPGAAFHLQLAGRT; encoded by the coding sequence TTGCGCACTCGCGTGACGGTGACCGCGATCGCCGTACTGCTCGTGGTGCTGCCGGTGACCGGGTTGACGGTGAAGGCTGTGTTCGACGCGCAGGCCGAGCGGAGTCTCGACTCGTTGCTGACCGGGCGGGCGCAGCTGGCACAGCAGCTCGCGCGGCAGAACGTCGCGCCGGCCAACCTGGTGCGGCGCGTGGACGCCGACGGGGTGCGGGTGACGTTGGTACTGCGGAACGGGCGGCAGCTGGGTGCTCCGCCGATCGAGGCGGGCGGGACGGTCCGTCAGGTGAAGGCGACGTTGCAGGCGGGGCAGCAGACGAAGGGCGCGACGCTGTTGCTGTCCGCGGACACCGGATTGCTCGCGGATGCCAGTGCGCGGTTGCGCAATGTGCTGATCGTGTCGGGTGGTTTGGCGATCCTGATCACCGGGTTCGCGCTGGCGGTCGGGATGCGGCTGGCGCTGGCGCCGCTGGACGCGATGACCGGGCTGGCGCGGTCGATCGCGGCCGGGCGGCGCGGCGGGCGGCTGCAGCCGGAGCGCGCAGACACCGAACTCGGCCGGACGGCGGCCGCCTTCGACGAGATGCTCGACGCGCTGGAGGGCGCCGAGGAGGCCGCGCGCCGATCCGAAGCGACGGCACGGCACGCGGAAGGGCTGGCGCGGCAGGCGGAGGGGGCCGCACGGCAGGCGGAGGGGATGGCGCGGGAGGCCGAGGGCATGGCGCGGGAGGCGGAGGGGGTGGCGCGGCGGTCGGAGGATCGGATGCGGGAGTTCGTGGCGGATGCTGCGCACGAGTTGCGGACGCCGGTCGCCGGGCTGCAGACGGCCACGGAGACGCTGATCCAGCTCGGGCCTGACGCTTCGGCCGCGCAGCGCGAGGAACTCGAGCTCCTCCTCGTCCGCGAGTCCCGCCGCGCCGGCACGCTGGTCGCGGACCTGCTCGAACTCAGCCGTATCGACGCCGGCCTCCAGTTGCACCTCGGACCGGTCGACCTCCGCGAGCTGGCCGAGGCCCAGGTCGCCCGCCTCCGTCTGGTCGCGCCCGAGGTCACCGTCGAGATCCACGGCGCGGCAACGGTCACCGCCGACGCCGATCGCCTCACGCAGGTCCTCACCAACCTTGTCGACAACGCCCGCCAGGCCGGCGCCCGCACTGTCCGCATCACCGTCGGCCCCACCGGCGTACTGGTCGAGGACGACGGCACCGGCGTACCGCCAGCTGCCCGCGAGCGCATCTTCGCCCGCCTCGTCCACGGCCCGCACAGCAAGGGCGCAGGCCTCGGCCTGGCCATCGCCCGCGGCGTGGCCCGCGCCCACGGCGGCGACCTCACGGTGGCGGACCGCACCGATGGCCTACCCGGTGCCGCCTTCCACCTCCAGCTCGCGGGCCGTACCTAA
- a CDS encoding DUF1501 domain-containing protein, translating to MANLTRRRFLTLSGVTAAGALAAGATQVNWSDLMAAAVDDPLPSDQSVLVVITLYGGNDGLNTVVPAADPAYQKARPELAYEPDQVLDLGDGLGLNPGMKGLKGFWDDKRLAIVRGVGYPEPDRSHFRSMAIWQTASPKSPVPSGWLGRWLDATGADPLRAVSVEPTLPPLLAGETTAAASLPLRGLALPSGAVGTAYAALGKPSPGEGPWQARAAKSVQDLQDAARVLGKASGREREDEDDEERTKGASAGGASQLGAQLDLIAGLIEAGVPTRAYSASLGGFDTHADERGTQQRLLTELDGALTPFVQRLQKSDRGKNAVVLVYSEFGRRVQANGSDGTDHGTAGPVFLLGEKVAGGFYGAQPSLTDLSNGDLRSTTDFRDVYATVLQHVLGADPGKVLAGHTTTIDGLLRV from the coding sequence GTGGCAAATCTGACGAGACGGCGGTTCCTGACGCTCAGCGGTGTGACCGCGGCCGGTGCGCTCGCTGCCGGTGCGACGCAGGTGAACTGGTCCGACCTGATGGCGGCGGCTGTCGACGATCCGTTGCCGAGCGATCAGTCGGTGCTCGTCGTGATCACGCTGTACGGCGGCAACGACGGGCTGAACACCGTCGTACCGGCGGCGGATCCGGCGTACCAGAAAGCACGGCCGGAGCTCGCCTACGAGCCGGACCAGGTGCTCGACCTCGGCGACGGGCTCGGGCTGAACCCGGGGATGAAGGGCCTGAAGGGGTTCTGGGACGACAAGCGGCTGGCGATCGTCCGCGGGGTCGGCTATCCCGAGCCGGATCGCAGCCACTTCCGGTCGATGGCGATCTGGCAGACGGCGTCGCCGAAGTCGCCGGTCCCGAGCGGCTGGCTCGGCCGCTGGCTGGACGCGACCGGTGCGGACCCGCTGCGCGCGGTCTCGGTCGAGCCGACGCTTCCGCCGCTCCTGGCGGGGGAGACCACCGCCGCCGCGTCCCTGCCGCTGCGTGGCCTGGCGCTGCCGAGCGGTGCTGTCGGTACGGCGTACGCGGCGTTGGGGAAGCCGAGCCCGGGTGAAGGCCCGTGGCAGGCGCGGGCGGCGAAGTCGGTGCAGGACCTGCAGGATGCGGCGCGGGTCCTGGGGAAGGCGAGTGGTCGCGAACGCGAGGACGAGGACGACGAGGAGCGGACCAAAGGCGCGTCCGCCGGCGGCGCTTCACAGCTCGGGGCACAGCTCGACCTGATCGCCGGGCTGATCGAGGCCGGCGTACCGACGCGGGCGTACTCCGCTTCACTGGGCGGCTTCGACACACACGCCGACGAGCGGGGAACACAGCAGCGGCTGCTGACCGAGCTGGACGGCGCGCTGACGCCGTTCGTCCAGCGGCTGCAGAAGTCCGACCGCGGGAAGAACGCGGTGGTCCTCGTGTACTCCGAGTTCGGCCGCCGCGTGCAGGCGAACGGCAGCGACGGCACTGACCACGGCACCGCGGGACCTGTGTTCCTGCTGGGGGAGAAAGTTGCCGGCGGCTTCTACGGCGCCCAACCCAGCCTGACCGATCTGTCCAACGGCGATCTCAGGTCGACCACCGACTTCCGCGACGTCTACGCCACCGTTCTGCAGCACGTCCTCGGCGCCGATCCCGGCAAGGTCCTCGCCGGCCACACCACGACGATCGACGGTCTGCTGAGGGTCTGA
- a CDS encoding DUF1800 domain-containing protein has protein sequence MSGIGERASGERALVRRLNDRLGFGPAPGDLEAGVDATVRRLLGPATDAAAAAVPPPTGLEPPAKASKDGKDKKDKESKKAANRERVAQERRLTIWWLDRMVVSRTAGERLTWFWHGHFATSNQKVRNAAWMLAQNQTQRKLALARFGDLAQAMIVDSAMIRWLDGQRNRKGSPNENLAREFLELFTLGIGHYQEADVAQGARCLTGWVLREQGAVFQRRRFDSGSKTVLGSTGDFDAKEFAGLALAQPASAAFVIGRLWFRLVSATPPDSATLARLTTAYGDQRDVRSLLTAMVSEPGFKDPAASLVKQPVEWAVGLLRALRLRPGQLPEKEQTKLLAGLRGMGQLPYRPPSVGGWPAGASWLTTSAGVTRLQLAQQLVKIADLSIVDNATDRVSAAGALLGVDGWSDRTRAALTGLKDPAQLVAVAACAPEYVVSA, from the coding sequence ATGAGCGGGATCGGCGAGAGAGCTTCGGGTGAGCGGGCCCTGGTCCGGCGGCTGAACGATCGGTTGGGGTTCGGTCCGGCGCCGGGGGACCTCGAGGCCGGTGTGGACGCGACGGTGCGGCGGCTGCTCGGACCGGCGACGGACGCGGCCGCCGCCGCGGTACCGCCACCGACCGGCCTGGAACCACCGGCCAAGGCGAGCAAGGACGGCAAGGACAAGAAAGACAAGGAATCTAAGAAGGCGGCTAATCGGGAGCGGGTGGCGCAGGAGCGGAGGCTGACGATCTGGTGGCTCGACCGGATGGTCGTGAGCCGGACCGCGGGCGAGCGCCTCACCTGGTTCTGGCACGGGCACTTCGCCACCAGCAACCAGAAGGTCCGGAACGCGGCCTGGATGCTCGCCCAGAACCAGACCCAGCGCAAACTCGCGCTCGCACGGTTCGGAGACCTCGCCCAGGCGATGATCGTCGACTCAGCGATGATCCGCTGGCTGGACGGTCAACGGAACCGCAAGGGCTCGCCGAACGAGAACCTGGCCCGCGAGTTCCTCGAACTGTTCACGCTCGGCATCGGCCACTACCAGGAGGCCGACGTGGCCCAAGGCGCCCGCTGCCTGACCGGCTGGGTACTGCGGGAACAAGGTGCCGTGTTCCAGCGCCGGCGGTTCGACTCCGGGTCGAAGACGGTACTCGGCAGCACGGGCGACTTCGACGCGAAGGAGTTCGCCGGCCTCGCGCTGGCACAGCCCGCGTCGGCCGCGTTCGTGATCGGGCGGTTGTGGTTCCGGCTGGTGTCGGCGACGCCGCCGGACAGCGCGACCCTGGCCCGGCTGACAACGGCGTACGGCGACCAACGCGACGTCAGGTCGTTGCTGACGGCAATGGTGAGCGAGCCGGGCTTCAAGGACCCGGCGGCGAGCCTGGTGAAGCAGCCGGTGGAGTGGGCGGTCGGACTGCTGCGGGCACTGCGGCTGCGGCCCGGGCAGCTGCCGGAGAAGGAACAGACCAAGCTGCTCGCCGGCCTACGAGGAATGGGCCAGCTGCCCTACCGCCCGCCGAGCGTCGGCGGCTGGCCTGCGGGAGCGAGCTGGCTGACGACCTCCGCGGGGGTGACGCGGCTGCAGCTCGCACAACAGCTGGTGAAGATTGCCGACCTTTCGATTGTCGACAACGCGACGGATCGCGTGAGCGCGGCCGGTGCACTGCTCGGCGTCGACGGCTGGTCCGACCGGACTCGCGCGGCGCTGACCGGCCTGAAGGACCCCGCGCAGCTGGTCGCGGTCGCGGCCTGTGCCCCCGAATACGTCGTGAGCGCCTAG
- a CDS encoding alpha/beta fold hydrolase encodes MKDLVCLHAGTSGPSTWRRFIPDFEALGYRVHCPTLLGHGQAPRRRAYFLDDFRDQVRRELERLDRVTLVGNSLGAFVATALAVREPAARRDRGSLPPATGLVVRPARCHRTDAAAGRRTEESPRSDPLPPRRRPDALSNDQDDRGRAPDPQPRPGPLARRGRQVPCVQASLNF; translated from the coding sequence ATGAAGGATCTGGTCTGCCTGCACGCCGGTACGAGTGGCCCGTCGACGTGGCGCCGTTTCATCCCGGACTTCGAAGCGCTCGGCTATCGGGTGCATTGCCCGACGTTGCTCGGACACGGGCAGGCGCCGCGGCGTCGGGCGTACTTTCTCGACGACTTCCGCGACCAGGTACGGCGTGAGCTCGAGCGGCTCGACCGTGTGACGCTCGTGGGGAACTCGTTGGGGGCGTTCGTGGCCACAGCCCTGGCGGTGCGGGAGCCTGCTGCGCGACGTGATCGCGGATCTCTGCCGCCCGCGACCGGATTGGTGGTCCGGCCTGCCCGCTGTCACCGCACCGACGCTGCTGCTGGCAGGCGGACCGAGGAGTCACCTCGATCAGACCCGCTTCCACCGCGTCGCCGACCTGATGCCCTCAGCAACGATCAGGACGATCGAGGCCGGGCACCGGATCCACAGCCACGCCCCGGACCGCTGGCTCGCCGAGGTCGGCAGGTTCCTTGCGTTCAAGCGTCCTTGAATTTCTAG
- a CDS encoding PPOX class F420-dependent oxidoreductase gives MTETLLDRIGTHGLGVLVTIKRDGRPQLSNITYVFDGDRVRISLTDARAKTRNLRRDPRASLYVNGPNGRSYLVLEGKAELSPVAADPYDAVVEDLVDYYRTASGEHPDWAEYRAAMVRDQRLMFSMTVDHAYGMPTPS, from the coding sequence ATGACGGAAACCCTCCTCGACCGGATCGGGACGCACGGGCTCGGTGTGCTGGTCACGATCAAGCGCGACGGCCGGCCGCAGCTGTCCAACATCACCTACGTGTTCGACGGCGACCGGGTGCGGATCTCGCTCACCGACGCCCGCGCCAAGACCAGGAACCTGCGCCGCGACCCGCGCGCCAGCCTGTACGTGAACGGCCCGAACGGCCGCTCGTACCTGGTCCTGGAAGGCAAGGCCGAGCTCAGCCCGGTTGCCGCCGACCCGTACGACGCCGTGGTCGAGGATCTCGTCGACTACTACCGCACCGCCTCGGGCGAGCACCCGGACTGGGCCGAGTACCGCGCCGCGATGGTGCGGGACCAGCGACTGATGTTCTCGATGACCGTCGACCACGCGTACGGGATGCCTACACCTTCCTGA
- the katG gene encoding catalase/peroxidase HPI, whose product MSDTTGVTQHGSESENPAIDSPEPKVSRPRTNRDWWPNQLDLTILHPHAAKSNPMEEDFDYAAEFGKLDVDELKRDLVQVMRTSQDWWPADFGHYGPLFIRMSWHAAGTYRIEDGRGGAGDGAQRFAPLNSWPDNANLDKARRLLWPVKQKYGRKISWADLLVLAGNVALEDMGFQTFGFGFGREDVWEPEEIYWGPEDTWLGDERYSGDRELGGPLGAVQMGLIYVNPEGPNGNPDPLAAARDIRETFSRMAMNDEETVALIAGGHTFGKTHGAGPAESVGPEPEAAPLEAQGLGWASSHGTGKAGDTITSGLEVTWTQTPTRWGNGFFENLFGHEWELTESPAGAKQWVAKDAEESVPDAHDPSRKHRPTMLTTDLALRLDPVYGPISRRFYENPDEFRLAFAKAWYKLLHRDMGPVSRFLGPWVPEPQLWQDPVPAVDHELIDDADVAALKETILGSGLSVRQLVFTAWASAASFRGTDKRGGANGARIRLEPQRSWACNDPAELARVLETLERIQQDFNAAQSGGKRVSLADLIVLGGSAAVERAARNAGQDVTVPFHPGRTDASQDQTDVDSFAVLEPRADGFRNYLRAGEKLSPETLLLDRAYMLTLTSPELTVLVGGLRVLGANVGNARHGVFTDRTDTLSTDFFVNLLAPGTEWRASESDENLFEIRDLGSGEVKWTATAADLIFGSNSQLRSLSEVYASADAQEKFVRDFVAAWVKVMELDRFDLRKV is encoded by the coding sequence ATGTCCGACACAACCGGCGTTACCCAGCACGGCAGCGAGAGCGAGAACCCTGCCATCGACTCCCCGGAGCCGAAGGTCAGCCGGCCGCGTACCAACCGGGACTGGTGGCCGAACCAGCTGGACCTGACGATCCTGCACCCGCACGCGGCGAAGTCGAACCCGATGGAGGAGGACTTCGACTACGCGGCCGAGTTCGGCAAGCTCGACGTCGACGAGCTCAAGCGCGACCTCGTCCAGGTGATGCGGACGTCGCAGGACTGGTGGCCCGCGGACTTCGGGCACTACGGGCCGCTGTTCATCCGGATGAGCTGGCACGCGGCCGGCACGTACCGGATCGAGGACGGCCGCGGCGGCGCGGGCGACGGCGCGCAGCGGTTCGCGCCGCTGAACAGCTGGCCCGACAACGCGAACCTGGACAAGGCCCGGCGGCTGCTGTGGCCGGTGAAGCAGAAGTACGGCCGGAAGATCTCGTGGGCCGACCTGCTCGTCCTGGCCGGCAACGTGGCCCTGGAGGACATGGGGTTCCAGACCTTTGGCTTCGGGTTCGGCCGGGAGGACGTCTGGGAGCCCGAGGAGATCTACTGGGGCCCGGAGGACACCTGGCTCGGCGACGAGCGGTACTCCGGTGACCGGGAGCTCGGCGGCCCGCTGGGCGCCGTGCAGATGGGCCTGATCTACGTGAACCCGGAGGGCCCGAACGGCAACCCGGACCCGCTGGCCGCGGCGCGCGACATCCGCGAGACGTTCAGCCGGATGGCGATGAACGACGAGGAGACCGTGGCGCTGATCGCCGGCGGTCACACGTTCGGCAAGACGCACGGTGCCGGTCCGGCGGAGAGCGTCGGTCCGGAGCCCGAGGCGGCGCCGCTCGAGGCGCAGGGGCTCGGCTGGGCGAGCAGTCACGGCACGGGCAAGGCCGGCGACACGATCACCAGCGGGCTCGAGGTGACCTGGACGCAGACGCCGACCCGGTGGGGCAACGGCTTCTTCGAGAACCTGTTCGGCCACGAGTGGGAGCTGACGGAGAGCCCGGCCGGCGCCAAGCAATGGGTCGCCAAGGACGCGGAGGAATCGGTGCCGGACGCGCACGACCCGTCCCGGAAGCACCGCCCGACGATGCTGACGACCGACCTCGCGCTGCGCCTCGACCCGGTCTACGGCCCGATCTCGCGGCGCTTCTACGAGAACCCCGACGAGTTCCGGCTCGCGTTCGCGAAGGCCTGGTACAAATTGCTCCACCGCGACATGGGGCCGGTATCGCGCTTCCTCGGCCCGTGGGTGCCGGAGCCCCAGCTGTGGCAGGACCCGGTCCCGGCGGTCGACCACGAGCTGATCGACGACGCCGACGTCGCGGCCCTCAAGGAAACGATCCTCGGGTCGGGGCTGTCCGTACGGCAGTTGGTGTTCACGGCGTGGGCGTCGGCGGCCTCGTTCCGCGGGACCGACAAGCGCGGCGGTGCGAACGGCGCGCGGATCCGGCTCGAGCCGCAGCGCAGCTGGGCGTGCAACGATCCGGCGGAGCTGGCGCGGGTCCTGGAGACGCTGGAGCGGATCCAGCAGGACTTCAACGCGGCGCAGTCCGGTGGGAAGCGCGTGTCGCTGGCCGACCTGATCGTGCTCGGCGGCAGCGCGGCGGTCGAGCGGGCGGCGCGGAACGCCGGCCAGGACGTCACGGTGCCGTTCCACCCGGGGCGGACCGACGCGAGCCAGGATCAGACCGACGTTGACTCGTTCGCCGTCCTCGAACCGCGGGCCGACGGGTTCCGGAACTACCTGCGGGCCGGCGAGAAGCTGTCACCGGAGACGCTGCTGCTGGACCGCGCGTACATGCTGACCCTGACCAGCCCGGAGCTGACCGTCCTGGTCGGCGGTCTCCGGGTGCTCGGAGCGAACGTCGGCAACGCGCGGCACGGTGTGTTCACCGACCGGACCGACACCCTGTCGACCGACTTCTTCGTCAACCTGCTGGCGCCGGGCACCGAGTGGCGGGCTTCGGAGTCGGACGAGAACCTGTTCGAGATCCGGGACCTCGGGAGCGGCGAGGTGAAGTGGACCGCGACGGCGGCCGACCTGATCTTCGGGTCGAACTCGCAGCTGCGCTCGCTGTCCGAGGTCTACGCGAGCGCGGACGCCCAGGAGAAGTTCGTCCGGGACTTCGTCGCGGCCTGGGTCAAGGTGATGGAGCTCGACCGCTTCGACCTCAGGAAGGTGTAG
- a CDS encoding Fur family transcriptional regulator, with product MAVLRAVHQHPHADTEGIIRATRDELPDVSHQAVYDVLRALADAGLVRRIQPAGSVARYEARVGDNHHHLVCRSCGAIVDVDCAVGHAPCLTASDDGGFVVDEAEVVYWGLCPTCAAGTS from the coding sequence ATGGCGGTACTGCGCGCTGTGCACCAGCACCCGCATGCCGACACGGAGGGGATCATCCGGGCCACGCGCGACGAACTGCCCGACGTGTCCCATCAAGCGGTGTACGACGTTCTGCGTGCCCTGGCCGACGCCGGTCTGGTCCGGCGGATCCAGCCGGCCGGTTCGGTGGCCCGGTACGAGGCGCGGGTGGGGGACAACCATCACCACCTGGTCTGCCGGTCCTGCGGCGCCATCGTGGACGTGGACTGCGCGGTCGGGCACGCGCCGTGCCTGACCGCGTCCGACGACGGCGGTTTCGTCGTCGACGAGGCCGAGGTCGTGTACTGGGGCCTGTGCCCCACCTGTGCCGCCGGCACTTCCTGA
- a CDS encoding GNAT family N-acetyltransferase: MEITRLSPDDEVGCAEAVAVDSAGWKLDRPEMLQHTPKSFANMLRYGWDMVPPQAYLAREEGIPVGLLTIEVPRYDNTNQTWLDVKVHPDHRGRGIGSELLAYGENMTRELGRDVVGFGGLDLPKAEAFAARHGFEQKAIEVNRRQDLAGLDWDIVQRLYDEAVAASTAYELVTLTGALPDDMLEGMVAVTESINDAPKDDLDIEDDVFTPERLRAYEEAQEKSDRTLYRVIARAKETGELAGHTVVAVEQERPHIGEQHDTAVSRDHRGHRLGALLKSAMLLRLREAEPALTQIDTWNAESNNHMIGINEQLNYKIVSRFLIYQKSV, encoded by the coding sequence GTGGAGATCACCAGACTGTCACCCGACGACGAGGTCGGATGCGCGGAAGCCGTCGCCGTGGACTCGGCCGGCTGGAAGCTCGACCGCCCCGAGATGCTGCAGCACACGCCGAAGAGCTTCGCGAACATGCTGCGCTACGGCTGGGACATGGTCCCGCCGCAGGCCTACCTGGCGCGCGAGGAGGGCATCCCGGTCGGGCTGCTCACGATCGAGGTGCCGCGGTACGACAACACCAACCAGACCTGGCTCGACGTCAAGGTCCACCCCGACCACCGCGGCCGCGGGATCGGGTCGGAGCTGCTCGCGTACGGCGAGAACATGACGCGCGAGCTCGGCCGGGACGTGGTCGGCTTCGGCGGGCTCGACCTGCCGAAGGCGGAGGCGTTCGCCGCTCGGCACGGGTTCGAGCAGAAGGCGATCGAGGTCAACCGGCGCCAGGACCTGGCCGGGCTGGACTGGGACATCGTCCAGCGGCTGTACGACGAGGCCGTGGCGGCGTCGACGGCGTACGAGCTGGTCACGCTCACCGGGGCGCTGCCCGACGACATGCTCGAGGGCATGGTCGCGGTGACCGAGTCGATCAACGACGCGCCGAAGGACGACCTCGACATCGAGGACGACGTCTTCACCCCGGAGCGGCTGCGGGCGTACGAGGAGGCGCAGGAGAAGAGCGACCGCACCCTCTACCGCGTGATCGCGCGCGCGAAGGAGACCGGCGAACTGGCCGGGCACACGGTCGTCGCGGTCGAGCAGGAGCGCCCGCACATCGGCGAGCAGCACGACACCGCGGTGTCCCGCGACCATCGCGGCCACCGCCTCGGAGCGCTGCTCAAGTCCGCGATGCTGCTCCGGCTACGCGAGGCCGAGCCGGCGCTGACCCAGATCGACACCTGGAACGCCGAGTCGAACAACCACATGATCGGCATCAACGAGCAGCTCAACTACAAGATCGTCTCCCGCTTCCTGATCTACCAGAAGTCGGTCTAG